The Kineosporia corallincola genome segment TGTGCTGCTTCTAGCAGGTGCCCTCGCAGGACGGGCAGAGTTCGCGGATGCTGGTGATCGGGCCGGAGCGACGCCAGTCGTTCCACTCCGCGGTGTAGACCGTGCCGGCGCCGTTGCAGGTGGAGCAGTCGCTGAGGCCGGCCGTGCCGAGGCCGTCGAGCTCGTCGTCGCGGCGGTTGCGCAGCAGCATGGCCAGGCCGACCACGAGCATCAGTGACGGCAGCCAGAGCATGGCGTAGTTGCTGCTCAGGAGGTTCTCGGCGTAGAGGCCGGAGGCTCCGATCGCCAGCAGCGCCCCGAAAACGGCGTTCACGTCGCTCCTCCTTCTTGCCCGGTTCACGTTCGTGGTGCCGGCCCAGGTGACAGCCAGCACGCTCGTCTGCGAGCCGGTGTGACCAGAGCGTAGGGCTCCGTCCATCCCGAGTCATCCTAGGGGCGGCAAACCCGGTGCGGAAGGGCGAATCCGGATTGTCCCGCAATGCTTCTCAGGTGCGGCTCAGTGGATCTCGGATGCTTCGCCCTCCGGCAGACGCAATCGCGGCGTGGCACCAAGCGCCACGCCGCGATTGCCGTTGCGGGAGTGTCAGAGTGAGCGCTTGGACCGGTGGTGCCGGGGCACGCCGGTGGGCATGTGCGGCATCACCGACTGCGGGGGGATCAGCAGCTCCCGCTCGTCTTCCAGCAGGTCCAGATCGGGAGCGGAGAGGTCGACCAGCAGCGGGGGAATCTCCTCCGGCTCGGGCGGTTCCGTCTCCCGCCCGGCGTCACCCGGGAATCCGGCCGGTCGGTCGTGAGCCTGTCGGTCGTGAGCCTGCGGGCCGGGAGCCTGCCGGTCGTGAGCCTGTCGGTCGTGAGCCTGCGGGCCGGGAGCCTGCCGGTCAAGAGGCTGCGGGTCGTGATGCCGACGGTCAGGAGCCTGGCCGCCGGCGGCTTGCCGGCCGAATGCCTGCCGGTCGGGAACCTGCTGGTCGGCAGCCCGCCGGTCAGAGGCACGCCCGAGGAAGGTCGGGCCCGGCATGCCGGTACCCGTACCGCCTGTTAGCGCACTCGTACCGCCTGCTACCGCACCCGGGCTGCCTGGTCCCACCCCCGGGGTGCCTGGTCCCACACCCGGGGTACCTGGCTCCGCACCCGGAACCAGGTATCCCGGCCCCGCACTCGGGCCCGGGCCGTCTGGCCCCGCACTCGGGGCCGGGTTGTCTGGCTCCGCACTCGAACCCAGGCCACCTGGTCCCATGCCCGGCCCACCCATGCCCGGCCCACCCATGCCTGGGCCACCCGCACCCGCCGCGCCTGGTCCCGGGCCCGCGTAGCGGGGCTCGGTACTGCCGGGGGTGTTCCCGGCCTGTCGGTTGTCCCAGTCGTCCTGATCCCGCCCGGTTCCCATGGCCCTTGCCGCAGAACGGGTTTCGCCGGTCAGGGGGGTGTCGAACCAGGACGTCCGGTCCCACGCCTCCCACGAGGCGCCCGGCCGTTCGCCGTCTTCCTGGGAGGGCTGCGTGGGGATCCCGCCCGTCCGGCTCCCGAGCGGAAGGCCGGAGGGTGCGGTGTCGGGGGAGGTGTAGCCGGCCGGGCCGCGGCGAGGCGTCGTGTCCGGCATCGCCCGGTCTCGCGGAAGTGACTGTAGCCGAAGCTCTTCCGGCACCTCGCCGGCGGTGCGGGTGACCTCGAGGCCCTCGGCCCGCGAGACCAGTGCGGGTCCGTCGTCCGGCGCCGTGACGACGGGCAGGGGGCCGGTCGACGACAACCCGCCGAACGCCGGGAGTCCTTCGTGGGCGGCGGCTTCCGGGCCGGGCACCCGCTGGCCGGGAGAATCGGCGATCGGCGCCCAGCCGTCCGACGGGCTCGGAGCGTAACCCATGTCCGGGGCCCACGGGCCGGCGGCGGCCGGTGGCTGTGCGCTCGGCTTCGGAGAGCCCGCGTCGGGTGACGAAAGCGGTTCCAGCGGAAGGGATCCGCCGGGGATGAGGGGGAGGTCGCCGGGCGGCAGCGTGATGCTGGTGCCCGACGGTGCCTCGGCCGGGCGGGCCGGCTCCGGCTTGTGGCCGCGGCGCCCGCGGCGCGAGGAGTCGCGCCAGGAACCGTCGTCGGACGGCGAGGCGGTGGCCGGGGCCTGCCCGTAGCCGTACCCGTAGCCCTGATAACCGTTGCGCCCCTTCTTGCTCGGGGCGAAGTTCAGCACCGTGCCGAGCACCTTGGCGCTGACGGCCTCCAGCGACTTGAGCGCCCGCTCGGCCTCCTCGCGGCGGCTGCGCCCGTGCCGGATCACCAGGATGGCGCCGTCCGCGGCGGTGGCGATCAGCGCGGCGTCGGTCACCGGCAGCAGCGGCGGGGCGTCGATGACCACCACGTCGTAGTGCTCGGCCAGGGTGTCGAGCAGGTGACGCATCTGCTGCGAGCCGAGCAGTTCCGACGGGTTCGGCGGGGTCGGCCCGGACGGCAGCACGGCCAGCAGGTCGCGTTCGTAACCCACCAGCACGTCCCGCAGATCGTGCTGGCCGGCCAGCACGTTGGTCAGCCCGGCCGCGTTGCTGATGCCCAGGTAGCGGCCAACGGCCGGCTTGCGCAGGTCGCCCTCCACGAGCACCACCCGGGCTCCGCTCTGGGCGAGGATCAGGGCGATGTTGCACGCGGTCGTCGTCTTGCCCTCGTCCGGCAGCGCCGAGGTGACGGCGATGACGCGCGGCGGGTGGTCGACGTCCGCGAACTGGAGGTTGGTGCGCAGCGTGCGGAAGGCCTCGGCCCGGCCGCCGAAGGCGTCGGCGGTGACCAGCGGCTGCTTCGGCGCGGAGGCGTCGAAGGGCACGACGCCCAGCGGCACCGAGCCGGTCAGCTGCTCCACGTCGCCGGTGCCGCGCAGCGTGGTGTTGAGCTGGTCGCGCAGCACCGCCGCGCCGACGCCGAGGCCCAGCCCGAGCAGCAGGCCGAGCGCGATGTTCAGTGGCACCCGGGGCGAGACCGGTGCGGTGGGCACGGTGGGGGGCCGGGTCACGGTCAGCTTGACCGGCGATCTGCCTTGCGCGTTGGCCCTTTCCAGGTTGTGCACCACGGTCTCGAGATTGTCCGTGACGGCCTTCGCGATGGCCGCGGCCTGCTCCGGGTCGGTGTCCGACACGCTGATGTTGATCAGCACGGTGTCGAGCTGCGGGCCGGCCTCGATCTTGGAGGCCAGCTGGTCCGTCGTGTAGGGCAGGCGCAGCTCCTTCACCACCGGGCCGGTGACGGCGCTGCTGGTCGCCATGCTGGCGTACGACTTCACCCGCTGCTGGCTGAACGCACTGCTCTCGGAGAGCTCGGCCAGCGACGTGCGGCTGCCGGACTCCTGCGCGGAGACGAAGACCTGGGTCTGCGCCTGGTAGACCGGCGTCTGCCGGCCGGTGTACACGGCGGCCGCGGCGACGCCGAGAATCGCGAGGATCAGAACGAGCAGCCAGTGCTGCCGGAGCACTCGCAGGTACTGGGTCAGGGTCATGTCAGGGTCACCGAATGTGCCGCCTCGTCATCGCACTTTTCCACTGGCCTGAGTGCCCTACCGTACCCATCTTTAGCTACAGAGAGGGGTTAAACGATTGCACTGGGTCACGTGAGCCGAGAGCAGTCAAGCACTTCGGTGGTGTTACGCCCAGTCGGACGCCGGGTTATCGCACGGTCATCGGGACGTCGCGTCCCGTCTGCACCACTTCGTCGCACCAGCTGAGAACGCCGACCACCGCCGCGTCGTCGAGCGACCGGCGGCCGGCCTCGACCTCGCGCAGCACGTGGACGCGCAGTGCGCGGGCCTCGCGACGACGCCGTGCGGCCCGGCTCAGCCGGCCGGTGGCGAAGTGGGCGGCGGCGAGCGCGACGACGAATCCGGACAAGACGAGCTCCTGCATGAGCACAGAGCGTACTTGGTTGATTACGGCATGTCCGACGCTTGGTCGGATGCCCGGCGCATGCCCAGGTTTCGGCAGGTCAGCCTCGGGCGCGGTGCAGCGGGAAGGCGGGTCAGCGGTTCGGGTGGTTGCGGCGGTGGGCCAGACCGTCCCGGGCGGTGTCACGGAAGGCGATGCCCGCCGCCTTGCTCATCGGCATGTTCAGCCGCCGCGCGCGGATCAGGTGGTACACGTAGAAGCCGACGATCGTGAGAATGCCGGCGTCGTCCACCATTCCGAGTGGGCCGAGCACCGCTTCGGGTGCCGCGTCGACCGGGCTGATCAGGTAGACGAACGAACCCGCCATCGCGGCGATGCCGCGCAGCGGAACCCGGTAGCGGTAGATCACCCACAGGCCACCGACCAGCAGGCCCACCGCGATCAGCAGCAGGACCGCGACGAAACCGATGACGACGATCAGAGCGGTGTTGTCGCCCATGTCGGGCCCCTTCCCTCGTTCCCCTCATTCTGGGGCAGATCTTCGTCTCCGCACCCGGATCGGCCAGGTACGGGCAGCTAGCCGCGACTCGGACGAGCGGTACAAACGGGTCGAGGATACGGTGCTGGAGTGAATCTTGGTCGTGCTGGTGCAGCCCTCCTCGCCCTGACGCTCTCCTTCGGCCTGGCCGGGTGTGAGGTCACGAACGACATCGGTGGCGCCGGTGTCTCGGACGACTCCGGCACGAAGAGCGACTATGACGGTCAGCTTGCTACGAAGGTGCTGGACACGCTGTCGGTGAAGGGGCGCTCGGCGACCACCGGCTACGACCGGGACGAGTTCGGCACGGCCTGGAAGGACGTCGACAACAACGGCTGCGACACCCGCAACGACATCCTCAAGCGCGACCTGACCGGGGAGAAGTTCCGCTCCGGCACCAAGGACTGCGTGGTGGTCAGCGGCACCCTCGACGACCCGTACACCGGCGACACGATCGAGTTCACCAAGGAGAAGGCGTCCGAGGTCCAGATCGACCACCTGGTGGCGCTCCAGAACGCCTGGGTCACCGGCGCCGCCCAGTGGACCGAGGAGAAGCGCACCGAGCTGGCCAACGACCCGCTGAACCTGATGGCGGCCGACGGCCCGACCAACGGAGCCAAGGGGGCCGGCGACGCGGCCACCTGGCTGCCGCCGAACAAGTCGTTCCGCTGTGAGTACGTGGCCCGGCAGGTCGCGGTGAAGGCAAAGTACGGCAACTGGGTCACCTCCGGCGAGAAGAAGGCAATCAGCGGTGTGCTGGAGGACTGCCCGGACCAGCGCGTCCCGACCTCCAAGGCCGTCGACGTGACCAAGGGCGGCTCCTCGGGTGACACGGCCGGTGATGAGGCCACCGAGGACTCCGGTTCGGACTCTGACAGCAAGAGCAGTGACAATGGGGACGACGTCGAGACACCGGGTGCCTTCTGCTCCCCCGAGGGGGCGAAAGCCAAGGACTCCGACGGCGACGCTCTGACCTGCAACGTCAAGGGTGATGACGACCGGGCCCGCTGGCGGTCCGCCGACTGATCTACCTTCCGGTGTTAGGTTAGGTATACCTCACTTTGGAAGGTGGTACCCGCATGTCCATGGCTTCCCGCATGGCCGAAGGCGTCCGTAATCGCGTCGGTGGGCGTGGCGAGGGACGTGGCGGCGCGACCCTGCCGATCACGGTCGCCCGTACCGAACGGCTCAGCCCGACCATGGTGCGTGTCGTCTTCACCGGGGACGCGCTCGCGAACTTCACGATGAACGAGTTCAGCGACGCCTACGTGAAACTGATCTACCCGCGGGCCGGGGTGGAGTACCCCGAGCCCTTCGACATGCGGGTGATCCGCAACCAGATGGCGCCCGAGGACCAGCCGCAGAACCGCACCTACACGGTGCGCCGCTGGGACGCCGAGAACCGTGAGCTGGCGATTGATTTCGTGGTGCACGGTGACGAGGGTCTGGCCGGTCCGTGGGCCCGCGACGCCCGGCCCGGCGACCAGATCTGGCTGGCCGGCCCCGGCGGCGGCTACCTGCCCGACGCCGATGTGGACTGGCACCTGCTGGCCGGCGACGAGAGCGCCCTGCCCGCCATCGCCGCCTCGCTGGAGCGGCTCGCCGACGACGCGACCGGTCACGTGTTCATCGAGATCCACGACGCCGCATCGGAACTCGCGCTGACCGCCCCGGCCGGCGTGAGCGTCACCTGGCTGCTCAACACCGAGGACGCCCCGGGCGCGGCTCTGGTCGCGGCGGTCACCGGTCTGGAGTTCCCCGAAGGCGCTGTGCACGCCTTTGTGCACGGCGAGGCCGCCGCGGTGCGTGACCTGCGCCGTTTTCTCAAGCGTGAGCGCGGCGTGAAGCAGACGCACCTGTCGGTCTCCGGCTACTGGCGGATCGGCGCCAACGACGAGGAGTGGCGCGCGGTGAAGGGCGACTGGAACCGCAAGATCGAGGAGTCCGAGGGCTGACACCCTCCCCGGTGGTCATGCGCGATCCGTCCCTTCAACGGGCGAATCGTGCATGACCACCGTGCTGGGGGCGTGAGTGATCAGCGCAGGCGGCGGGAGCCCTTGGTGGCCACGCGCAGCCAGCGGTACCCGTAGCGCCCGAGCTCGATCTCGGTCCGCCCCTCGTCGTCCACCCGGGTGTTCTGCGAGTCGAGCAGGTCCAGCAGCTCGTTGCCGGCGACCTGCTCGCCCAGCTCCAGGGGCACCTTCACGGGTTCGGGGCTCAAATTGTGGACGGCGACAAGAACGGCGTCCTCCCAGATCAGCCTGTGCGCGAAGACCGCACCGTGGGGCTGGGCGAGAACCTCGAAGCGGCCCCAGCCCAGCTCCGGGCTGTTGCGGTAGCGCGCGATCAGCAGGCGCACGAAGTTCAGGAACGACTCCGGGTCGGACCGCTGCGCCTCCACGTTCACGGCCTGGGGGCCGAAATCGCCGGACACCAGGGGCGCGGCCAGCTGGTCGGCTGCGGCCCGGGAGAAGCCGGCCGACGGTTCCGCGGTCCACTGCATCGGCGTGCGCACCGCCTTACGGTCGCCGAGCTCCAGGTTCTCGCCCATCCCGATCTCCTCGCCGTAGAACAGCACCGGGGTGCCGGGCAGCGTGAAGAGCAGGCTGTAGACCATGCGGATGCGGTCGGCGTCGCCGTCGAGCATGGGCGGCAGCCGGCGGATCAGCCCACGCCCGAACACCTGCATGCGCTCCTGCGGGCCGAAGGCGTCGAACACCTCCTGCCGCTCGTCGTCGCTCAGCTTGTCGAGGGTGAGCTCGTCGTGGTTGCGCACGAACGTCCCCCACTGGCACTCCGGGGGGATCTCCGGCCGCTCCCGCAGGGCCTTGGCCAGTGGTGCGGCGTCCTGCCGGGCCAGGGCCAGGTACATGTTCTGCATGGTGATGAAGTCGAACTGGAGGGTGAGTTCGTCGCCCTCGTCGCCGCCGAAGAACTCCAGCTGCTGGTCGTACGGGACGTTGACCTCGCCGAGCAGGATCGCGTCACCGGTGCGGCGGTTGAGGAAGGCCCGAAGGTGCCGCACCACCTCGTGCGGATCGGGCAGCGCGGTGGGGGACTCGCCGATCGTGTCGATGAAGAACGGCACGGCGTCCACCCGGAACCCGGACACCCCCAGGGCCAGCCAGAACCCGACGATGCGGGCGATCTCGTCGCGCACCTGCGGGTTGGTCACGTTCAGGTCGGGCTGGTGCTTGTAGAAGTGGTGCAGGTAGTACTGCCCGGTCCTCTCGTCCAGCGTCCAGACGCTCTTCTCCTGGTCGGGGAACACCGGCTCGGGCTGCTTCCCGGCCGGCGGCTCGTCGACCCACACGTACCAGTCCCGGTACTTGCTCTCCCTGGAGCTGCGCGACGCCTCGAACCAGGGGTGCTGGTCGGACGTGTGATTCACCACCAGGTCGACGATCACCCGCATACCCCGGTCCTTGGCCGTGCGGATCGCCTCGACCAGGTCGCCGTGCGTGCCCAGCCGCGGGTCGACGCCGTAGAAATCGGTGATGTCGTAGCCGTCGTCGCGGTCCGGCGTGGGATAGAAGGGCATCAGCCACAGGCAGGTCACACCCAGCTCGGCCAGGTAGTCCACCCGCTGGGCGAGGCCCGCGAAGTCACCCGTGCCGTCGTCGTTCCAGTCCAGAAATGTCTCGACATCGAGACAATAGACCACCGCTGTTTTCCACCACATGTCCGCCGTGTCTGTGATCCGCATGAATGCGATCTATCACTTCTGGGCAACATTCGCCCTTTCAGCGGGAAGAGCGCGGCACGGCGCATTCGGCGGGCGTACTGTTGGACCTGCGGTCAGTGGAGATGCGCGGAAGATAGAAAGTTGTCGTCATTCGACTTCTCCGGCTCCGGCCGTTCCGGTGAGAAGAAGATGGGGGTCAACCCGCGATGGATCCGACACGGATGGTCGACGAGGCGCTACGCCGCTTCACCGTCATGCAGCTAGCCGTGAACTCCGGTGACGCCACCGAGGCCGAGGTGCCGGCCACGCGTGCTCTCGTGGCCGCGTTCCAGCACGTCGCCAAGCTGGACGGGTGGGCGAAGATCGCCCTCGACCGCCTGGTGGCCGAGCCCGGGAACGCCCGGGCGGCAGCGGATCTCAAGCTGAGCATGGAACACGCCGCGCGTCTGCACCCACAGTTCATGCGCACGCTCTCGGAGGTCTGCGGGGGAGTGCCCGCACCGGGCCAGACGTCGTAGAAATCCACCGGGGCTGTCCGGACAATGCGAATTGTCCGGACAGCCCTTCGTCGTTCAAGAGGTATGTCAATTCTTTGGTAAATGTGGATCCTGATGCGCATCGCTGTTGCCCGAGAACCCTGCGTGATGCTTTTCGGTCGGAATTAACCGGCCGCACGGTAAAGCCAGGTTCGGCTCTCCGGGGGTAATTCCCGGACGGATGCGCCGGCGGTTCAGGTGCAGGGGTGGTGGGTGGTCCGGCAGTTCGCTGCCGCGTACCTGTTCCGTCGGGTCACGTCAGGACGCATGCTGGGGTCACCCGGCCGGAATGCCGGGTTTGTTCCCGACCGCGTCCTGAGACCAATGGAGAGACATGGACACCACGCTGACCCAGGCCACCGCCGGACCGGCAGGCGGCCTGACCCTGCCCGCCGGGTTCCGCTGGGGCGTCGCCACGGCGGCCTACCAGATCGAGGGCGCGGCGGCGGAGGACGGCCGGACGCCGTCCATCTGGGACACCTACTCGCACACGCCGGGGCGGGTGGACGGGGGTCACACCGGTGACGTCGCGTGCGACCACTACCACCGCATGCCCGGTGACGTCGCTCTGATCAAGAGCCTGGGGCTGGACACCTACCGGTTCTCGGTGTCCTGGCCGCGGGTGCAGCCGGGCGGCAGCGGGGCGGTGAACGCCCGCGGTCTGGACTTCTACTCCCGGCTGGTCGACGAGCTGCTGGCGAACGAGATCGACCCCTGGATCACGCTGTACCACTGGGACCTGCCGCAAGAACTGGAAGACGCCGGTGGCTGGCCGCACCGGGACACCGCTCACCGGTTCGCCGACTACGCGGAGCTGGTGTTCGACCGGCTGGGCGACCGGGTGGACAACTGGACCACGCTGAACGAGCCCTGGTGCACGGCCATGCTCGGCTACGCCTACGGCCGGCAGGCTCCCGGCCACCAGGACTTCCCGGCCGGCATCCGTGCCGTGCACCACCTGCTGCTCGGCCACGGCCTGGCCACGCAGCGCCTGCGCGCGTCCGCGACCGCGGCGGGCCGGGAGGTGCGTCTGGGCATCACGCTGAACCTCGGCACGGCGCACCCGGCCACCGACACCCCGCAGGACCGCGATGCCGCCCGCCGGGCCGACGGCCTGAACAGCCGGCTCTACCTCGACCCGCTGCTGCGCGGGTCGTATCCGGTGGACGTCGTGGAAGACCTGGACCGGCGCGGCGCCGGGCTCCCGGTCCAGGAGGGCGACCTGGAGGTGATCCGCACCCCGATCGACGTGCTCGGGGTGAACTACTACACCGGCTGGCTGCTGTCGCACGTGGGCGAGAACGGTTCGACCGTGGGCGCCGACGGCGCTCCGGTCACCCGCGAGGTCGGCCGGGGCCGCCCGGTGACGGCGATGGGCTGGGAGATCGTGCCGGAGTGCTTCACCGAGCTGCTGGTGCGCCTGTCCCGGGACTACCCGGGTGTGCCGCTGGTGATCACCGAGAACGGCGCGGCCTTCCCGGACGAGCCGGCCGCGGACGGCTCGGTGCCCGACCCGGAGCGCACCGCCTACCTGGAGGCGCACATCCGAGCGGTGTCCGACGCCGTGGAGCAGGGGGCGGACGTGCGCGGCTACTTCGTCTGGTCGCTGCTCGACAACTTCGAGTGGTCGTACGGGTACGACAAGCGCTTCGGCATCATCCGGGTCGACTACGACACCCAGGAGCGCACGCCGAAAGACAGCGCCCACTGGCTGCGTGACCTGGTGAGCACCTGGCGGCAGGCGAACGGCGGGTAGACCGGACGGGTGAAGGGACGCGGCCACGGCGGCAGCCGTGGCCGCGCGACCGGCTCAGCCAAACGTCCCAAGTTTTTGATCCGTGAATGAGTAAAATCCGAAAGGAAGCTGTTTGAAAAGGTTTTCACCTGTCCAGCTGTCCGGACAGCAGGTGGTGAGTGCGAGGTCACATGCCGGAACGGGTCAGGAATCCCGCGAACGGGTCGTTAATGGAGGTGGCGGCGCAACCGCCGCCCCGCACGAAGCGGTGGATTCCCGATCGAGAGGCATCGATGATCACGAACCTTCGCCACCAGCTCGCCGAGCGTCGAATCGTCCGGCAGCGTTCCCGCCGGCTGGCCGAAGAACTGGCCAGCTACAGCACCCCGGCCGAGCGGCAGGAGCTCGATGCGATCCTGGGCCGTCACACCGACGCCGAGATCGCCGAGCTGGAGTCCGTGCTCAACCGTCAGGCGACCGACCGGGCCCTGCACCTGTAACACAACCTTTGAGGCGCGCCAGTGACGCAGCGCCCATGATGATGCGGCGACACGAAGACGTGTCGCCGTTGTTGTTTTGTCGCCGAAGTTCCTGGGGGCAAAGGAAACGGCCGCGACCGGCTGGTCGCGACCGTCCTTCGTGAGGGTGCCCGGGGGCTGATCGTCAGAAGTTGATCATGTGACCGGCGATGCCGTGCACGGCTTCCTTCACGGCCTCGCTCAGCGTCGGGTGGGCGTGCACGTTGCGGGCGATCTCGTGCACGGTCAGGTCCCACTGCTGGGCCAGGGTCAGCTCGGGCAGCAGCTCGGTGACCTCGGGGCCGATCAGGTGCGCGCCGAGCAGCTCGCCGTACTTGGCGTCGGCCACGATCTTGACGAAGCCGACCGGCTCGGCCAGTCCGTGCGCCTTGCCGTTCGCGGTGAACGGGAACTTGGCAACCTTGACGTCGTAACCCTTTTCGCGGGCCTGCGCCTCGGTCCAGCCGAAGCTGGCGACCTGCGGGCTACAGAACGTGGCGCGCGGCATCATCGGGTA includes the following:
- a CDS encoding polysaccharide biosynthesis tyrosine autokinase, coding for MTLTQYLRVLRQHWLLVLILAILGVAAAAVYTGRQTPVYQAQTQVFVSAQESGSRTSLAELSESSAFSQQRVKSYASMATSSAVTGPVVKELRLPYTTDQLASKIEAGPQLDTVLINISVSDTDPEQAAAIAKAVTDNLETVVHNLERANAQGRSPVKLTVTRPPTVPTAPVSPRVPLNIALGLLLGLGLGVGAAVLRDQLNTTLRGTGDVEQLTGSVPLGVVPFDASAPKQPLVTADAFGGRAEAFRTLRTNLQFADVDHPPRVIAVTSALPDEGKTTTACNIALILAQSGARVVLVEGDLRKPAVGRYLGISNAAGLTNVLAGQHDLRDVLVGYERDLLAVLPSGPTPPNPSELLGSQQMRHLLDTLAEHYDVVVIDAPPLLPVTDAALIATAADGAILVIRHGRSRREEAERALKSLEAVSAKVLGTVLNFAPSKKGRNGYQGYGYGYGQAPATASPSDDGSWRDSSRRGRRGHKPEPARPAEAPSGTSITLPPGDLPLIPGGSLPLEPLSSPDAGSPKPSAQPPAAAGPWAPDMGYAPSPSDGWAPIADSPGQRVPGPEAAAHEGLPAFGGLSSTGPLPVVTAPDDGPALVSRAEGLEVTRTAGEVPEELRLQSLPRDRAMPDTTPRRGPAGYTSPDTAPSGLPLGSRTGGIPTQPSQEDGERPGASWEAWDRTSWFDTPLTGETRSAARAMGTGRDQDDWDNRQAGNTPGSTEPRYAGPGPGAAGAGGPGMGGPGMGGPGMGPGGLGSSAEPDNPAPSAGPDGPGPSAGPGYLVPGAEPGTPGVGPGTPGVGPGSPGAVAGGTSALTGGTGTGMPGPTFLGRASDRRAADQQVPDRQAFGRQAAGGQAPDRRHHDPQPLDRQAPGPQAHDRQAHDRQAPGPQAHDRQAHDRPAGFPGDAGRETEPPEPEEIPPLLVDLSAPDLDLLEDERELLIPPQSVMPHMPTGVPRHHRSKRSL
- a CDS encoding YkvA family protein, translating into MGDNTALIVVIGFVAVLLLIAVGLLVGGLWVIYRYRVPLRGIAAMAGSFVYLISPVDAAPEAVLGPLGMVDDAGILTIVGFYVYHLIRARRLNMPMSKAAGIAFRDTARDGLAHRRNHPNR
- a CDS encoding HNH endonuclease family protein, which translates into the protein MNLGRAGAALLALTLSFGLAGCEVTNDIGGAGVSDDSGTKSDYDGQLATKVLDTLSVKGRSATTGYDRDEFGTAWKDVDNNGCDTRNDILKRDLTGEKFRSGTKDCVVVSGTLDDPYTGDTIEFTKEKASEVQIDHLVALQNAWVTGAAQWTEEKRTELANDPLNLMAADGPTNGAKGAGDAATWLPPNKSFRCEYVARQVAVKAKYGNWVTSGEKKAISGVLEDCPDQRVPTSKAVDVTKGGSSGDTAGDEATEDSGSDSDSKSSDNGDDVETPGAFCSPEGAKAKDSDGDALTCNVKGDDDRARWRSAD
- a CDS encoding siderophore-interacting protein, coding for MASRMAEGVRNRVGGRGEGRGGATLPITVARTERLSPTMVRVVFTGDALANFTMNEFSDAYVKLIYPRAGVEYPEPFDMRVIRNQMAPEDQPQNRTYTVRRWDAENRELAIDFVVHGDEGLAGPWARDARPGDQIWLAGPGGGYLPDADVDWHLLAGDESALPAIAASLERLADDATGHVFIEIHDAASELALTAPAGVSVTWLLNTEDAPGAALVAAVTGLEFPEGAVHAFVHGEAAAVRDLRRFLKRERGVKQTHLSVSGYWRIGANDEEWRAVKGDWNRKIEESEG
- a CDS encoding alpha-amylase family protein, translated to MRITDTADMWWKTAVVYCLDVETFLDWNDDGTGDFAGLAQRVDYLAELGVTCLWLMPFYPTPDRDDGYDITDFYGVDPRLGTHGDLVEAIRTAKDRGMRVIVDLVVNHTSDQHPWFEASRSSRESKYRDWYVWVDEPPAGKQPEPVFPDQEKSVWTLDERTGQYYLHHFYKHQPDLNVTNPQVRDEIARIVGFWLALGVSGFRVDAVPFFIDTIGESPTALPDPHEVVRHLRAFLNRRTGDAILLGEVNVPYDQQLEFFGGDEGDELTLQFDFITMQNMYLALARQDAAPLAKALRERPEIPPECQWGTFVRNHDELTLDKLSDDERQEVFDAFGPQERMQVFGRGLIRRLPPMLDGDADRIRMVYSLLFTLPGTPVLFYGEEIGMGENLELGDRKAVRTPMQWTAEPSAGFSRAAADQLAAPLVSGDFGPQAVNVEAQRSDPESFLNFVRLLIARYRNSPELGWGRFEVLAQPHGAVFAHRLIWEDAVLVAVHNLSPEPVKVPLELGEQVAGNELLDLLDSQNTRVDDEGRTEIELGRYGYRWLRVATKGSRRLR
- a CDS encoding GH1 family beta-glucosidase; the encoded protein is MDTTLTQATAGPAGGLTLPAGFRWGVATAAYQIEGAAAEDGRTPSIWDTYSHTPGRVDGGHTGDVACDHYHRMPGDVALIKSLGLDTYRFSVSWPRVQPGGSGAVNARGLDFYSRLVDELLANEIDPWITLYHWDLPQELEDAGGWPHRDTAHRFADYAELVFDRLGDRVDNWTTLNEPWCTAMLGYAYGRQAPGHQDFPAGIRAVHHLLLGHGLATQRLRASATAAGREVRLGITLNLGTAHPATDTPQDRDAARRADGLNSRLYLDPLLRGSYPVDVVEDLDRRGAGLPVQEGDLEVIRTPIDVLGVNYYTGWLLSHVGENGSTVGADGAPVTREVGRGRPVTAMGWEIVPECFTELLVRLSRDYPGVPLVITENGAAFPDEPAADGSVPDPERTAYLEAHIRAVSDAVEQGADVRGYFVWSLLDNFEWSYGYDKRFGIIRVDYDTQERTPKDSAHWLRDLVSTWRQANGG
- a CDS encoding DUF1153 domain-containing protein, with the translated sequence MPERVRNPANGSLMEVAAQPPPRTKRWIPDREASMITNLRHQLAERRIVRQRSRRLAEELASYSTPAERQELDAILGRHTDAEIAELESVLNRQATDRALHL